In one window of Echeneis naucrates chromosome 17, fEcheNa1.1, whole genome shotgun sequence DNA:
- the LOC115057677 gene encoding zinc finger protein 84-like produces the protein MWTKDVKYRSSRCCCRLYLGRLRCLQSRPDEVQVGEQKQVPEVDPHRPKDDVLLTPVNVKSEPAEETITQPLFPGGNEQTRDGADHLTGNFTALESDSQWTSRPQGQEMSSTDYLSNVKPFSGMAQPLPTPAEASCSSFSFPGKPYGEAKSCTISQTPYGSVDSLLMTETSVDPQWSRRSRPFHPTRPRRCFACSYCGKVFERAGHLERHLRIHTGEKPYGCHICGRCFNQKSSLKGHMKTHRNGETTAMLEAHQLMVPVPDNGPQENTAEPRTEQAASEEQLPDNEAAGEQTIVVKVEPGGEDFQTGGGAPDQSQLWIEKSSDGSEQTVCLLLHDYHLSAAAGEQQGFKDRPFLDHTHNGQFSGMEMQTRSSDMTLTSELQDGHMIQEVTLSDYSSATDWTQGGGTFEFNIMASNNHEDVIGTRQKCFICSSCGQSFENFLSFQQHHCKNGPEGSFSCEICGETFNQMSVLKLHLKVHVQ, from the exons ATGTGGACCAAAGATGTTAAATACAGGTCGAGCCGCTGCTGCTGTCGTCTTTATCTGGGACGTCTCCGCT GCCTTCAGTCCAGACCGGATGAGGTCCAGGTCGGCGAACAGAAGCAGGTTCCTGAGGTGGACCCACATCGTCCCAAAGACGACGTGCTGCTGACACCCGTGAATGTGAAGTCCGAGCCTGCGGAGGAGACAATAACACAACCGCTGTTTCCTGGAGGAAATGAGCAGACACGGGACGGAGCTGATCATCTGACTGGCAACTTCACTGCACTCGAGAGCGACAGCCAGTGGACGTCCAGGCCGCAGGGCCAAGAGATGAGCAGCACAGACTACCTCAGCAATGTGAAACCTTTCTCTGGAATGGCACAGCCTCTCCCAACGCCGGCAGAGGcttcctgcagctccttctcctTTCCAGGGAAACCGTACGGGGAGGCGAAGAGCTGCACAATCTCCCAAACGCCCTACGGATCCGTAGACTCTCTCCTGATGACTGAGACCTCCGTCGACCCCCAGTGGTCGAGGAGAAGCAGGCCTTTCCATCCGACCAGACCCAGGAGGTGCTTCGCCTGCTCGTACTGCGGTAAGGTGTTCGAGCGCGCCGGCCACCTGGAACGACACCTGAGGATTCACACGGGAGAGAAACCGTACGGCTGCCACATCTGCGGGAGGTGCTTCAATCAGAAAAGCAGCCTCAAGGGCCACATGAAGACGCACAGAAACG GGGAGACCACGGCCATGCTGGAGGCGCATCAGCTGATGGTCCCAGTGCCGGATAACGGACCACAGGAGAACACAGCAGAGCCCCGGACCGAGCAGGCAGCTTCTGAGGAGCAGTTACCAGACAATGAGGCCGCCGGCGAGCAAACGATCGTGGTGAAGGTGGAGCCAGGTGGGGAGGACTTTCAGACCGGTGGTGGAGCGCCGGACCAAAGCCAGCTGTGGATAGAAAAGAGCAGCGATGGCTCAGAGCAAACCGTGTGTTTGCTTCTACATGATTATCACCTCAGTGCTGCAGCCGGCGAGCAGCAGGGATTCAAGGATCGGCCCTTTCTGGACCACACGCACAACGGCCAGTTTTCAGGGATGGAGATGCAAACGAGAAGCTCCGACATGACTCTCACATCTGAGCTGCAAGATGGACACATGATCCAGGAGGTGACTCTGAGTGATTACAGCTCAGCGACTGATTGGACTCAGGGAGGAGGAACCTTTGAATTTAACATCATGGCCTCGAACAACCACGAAGACGTCATTGGCACcagacagaaatgttttatatgcTCAAGTTGTGGCCAAAGCTTTGAGaatttcctctcatttcagcagcacCACTGTAAAAATGGCCCAGAAGGATCCTTCAGCTGTGAGATTTGTGGTGAGACGTTTAATCAGATGAGCGTCCTCAAACTGCACCTCAAAGTTCACGTCCAATAA
- the LOC115057235 gene encoding zinc finger protein 436-like isoform X2 produces MNMATCIPFQTQLSSIMEVLVKAAVAEISKLVDDKCAFLHLEISRKQNEIEMLKRKVLVMENKNAQLQQQRGFVSENYMDRGSDVGGNCPHPTGDMKFPEIEDATVSFTIKEESPDEPLWISDATGPIGSAVQYPNPGNVPEGRQLEENHQLNHSEVTRLKASEFGDLYNSGQHTGDIGGLHFTVKTEKEEGRSGLGPDGCQHSAGKQAQLPADFSMDERENQLWSSIIEGNDIDAGFPDFSSVVEEYSSTFPDHSDVVSNVSKSTSVQQPSQRPCNGIYNSEYQKDVPQSSNFQGRPQGALSQQDRPHAAHLRQPDDIPERDATGGDRPVVTHAHNTFTSSGYHAHTPHRPFSGGARGYICSQCGKAFGRLHQFKLHQQSHKRKRAFWCTVCGKSFQCSSHLSIHHRTHTGEKPYGCGQCGKRFTQQSSLRVHQRTHSGERPYSCSQCGKTFILMHHLKRHRIIHTYS; encoded by the exons ATGAACATGGCGACGTGCATCCCCTTCCAAACGCAGCTCTCTTCGATCATGGAGGTGCTGGTGAAGGCAGCCGTGGCGGAGATCTCCAAGCTGGTCGATGACAAATGTGCGTTTCTGCACCTGGAGATATCTCGAAAGCAAAACGAGATCGAGATGCTGAAGAGGAAGGTGTTGGTGATGGAGAATAAAAACgcgcagctgcagcagcagcggggCTTCG tttcagaaaaCTACATGGACCGAGGAAGTGATGTGGGGGGTAACTGTCCTCATCCCACCGGAGACATGAAG TTTCCCGAGATTGAAGATGCCACCGTTTCCTTCACGATAAAAGAAGAAAGTCCAGATGAACCTCTGTGGATCAGTGATGCTACCGGACCGATTg GTTCTGCCGTGCAGTACCCAAATCCAGGCAATGTTCCTGAAGGCCGGCAGCTCGAAGAGAACCATCAGTTAAACCACTCAGAGGTCACCAGGCTGAAGGCTTCAGAGTTTGGGGACTTGTACAACTCTGGTCAACACACAGGGGACATCGGTGGCCTTCATTTTACCGTCAAGACGGAGAAGGAGGAGGGCCGATCGGGACTCGGTCCGGACGGCTGTCAGCACAGCGCAGGGAAGCAGGCTCAGCTCCCTGCTGACTTTTCCATGGACGAGAGGGAGAACCAGCTCTGGTCCTCCATAATCGAAGGTAACGACATTGACGCAGGGTTTCCTGACTTCTCTAGCGTGGTGGAGGAATATTCCAGCACATTCCCGGACCACTCGGACGTGGTTTCTAACGTGAGCAAGTCCACCAGCGTCCAGCAGCCGTCTCAGAGGCCGTGTAATGGGATCTACAATAGTGAGTATCAGAAGGACGTTCCGCAGTCGTCCAACTTTCAGGGCAGACCTCAGGGCGCTCTGTCACAGCAGGACAGGCCGCACGCCGCTCACCTGAGGCAACCGGACGACATCCCCGAGAGGGACGCCACCGGCGGAGACAGACCGGTCGTAACTCACGCACACAACACTTTCACATCGAGCGGCTACCACGCTCACACCCCCCACAGACCTTTCTCCGGCGGGGCGCGAGGCTACATCTGCTCCCAGTGCGGGAAGGCCTTCGGCCGCCTGCACCAGTTCAAGCTGCACCAGCAGAGTCACAAGAGGAAGCGGGCGTTCTGGTGCACGGTGTGCGGGAAGAGCTTCCAGTGCTCGTCCCACCTCAGCATACACCACCGGACGCACACAGGCGAGAAGCCGTACGGCTGCGGGCAGTGCGGAAAGAGGTTCACGCAGCAGAGCAGCCTCAGGGTGCACCAGCGGACTCACAGCGGCGAGCGGCCCTACAGCTGCTCGCAGTGCGGGAAGACCTTCATCCTCATGCACCATCTGAAACGGCACAGGATCATTCACACCTACAGCTGA
- the LOC115057235 gene encoding zinc finger protein 436-like isoform X1: MNMATCIPFQTQLSSIMEVLVKAAVAEISKLVDDKCAFLHLEISRKQNEIEMLKRKVLVMENKNAQLQQQRGFVSENYMDRGSDVGGNCPHPTGDMKFPEIEDATVSFTIKEESPDEPLWISDATGPIAGSAVQYPNPGNVPEGRQLEENHQLNHSEVTRLKASEFGDLYNSGQHTGDIGGLHFTVKTEKEEGRSGLGPDGCQHSAGKQAQLPADFSMDERENQLWSSIIEGNDIDAGFPDFSSVVEEYSSTFPDHSDVVSNVSKSTSVQQPSQRPCNGIYNSEYQKDVPQSSNFQGRPQGALSQQDRPHAAHLRQPDDIPERDATGGDRPVVTHAHNTFTSSGYHAHTPHRPFSGGARGYICSQCGKAFGRLHQFKLHQQSHKRKRAFWCTVCGKSFQCSSHLSIHHRTHTGEKPYGCGQCGKRFTQQSSLRVHQRTHSGERPYSCSQCGKTFILMHHLKRHRIIHTYS; encoded by the exons ATGAACATGGCGACGTGCATCCCCTTCCAAACGCAGCTCTCTTCGATCATGGAGGTGCTGGTGAAGGCAGCCGTGGCGGAGATCTCCAAGCTGGTCGATGACAAATGTGCGTTTCTGCACCTGGAGATATCTCGAAAGCAAAACGAGATCGAGATGCTGAAGAGGAAGGTGTTGGTGATGGAGAATAAAAACgcgcagctgcagcagcagcggggCTTCG tttcagaaaaCTACATGGACCGAGGAAGTGATGTGGGGGGTAACTGTCCTCATCCCACCGGAGACATGAAG TTTCCCGAGATTGAAGATGCCACCGTTTCCTTCACGATAAAAGAAGAAAGTCCAGATGAACCTCTGTGGATCAGTGATGCTACCGGACCGATTg CAGGTTCTGCCGTGCAGTACCCAAATCCAGGCAATGTTCCTGAAGGCCGGCAGCTCGAAGAGAACCATCAGTTAAACCACTCAGAGGTCACCAGGCTGAAGGCTTCAGAGTTTGGGGACTTGTACAACTCTGGTCAACACACAGGGGACATCGGTGGCCTTCATTTTACCGTCAAGACGGAGAAGGAGGAGGGCCGATCGGGACTCGGTCCGGACGGCTGTCAGCACAGCGCAGGGAAGCAGGCTCAGCTCCCTGCTGACTTTTCCATGGACGAGAGGGAGAACCAGCTCTGGTCCTCCATAATCGAAGGTAACGACATTGACGCAGGGTTTCCTGACTTCTCTAGCGTGGTGGAGGAATATTCCAGCACATTCCCGGACCACTCGGACGTGGTTTCTAACGTGAGCAAGTCCACCAGCGTCCAGCAGCCGTCTCAGAGGCCGTGTAATGGGATCTACAATAGTGAGTATCAGAAGGACGTTCCGCAGTCGTCCAACTTTCAGGGCAGACCTCAGGGCGCTCTGTCACAGCAGGACAGGCCGCACGCCGCTCACCTGAGGCAACCGGACGACATCCCCGAGAGGGACGCCACCGGCGGAGACAGACCGGTCGTAACTCACGCACACAACACTTTCACATCGAGCGGCTACCACGCTCACACCCCCCACAGACCTTTCTCCGGCGGGGCGCGAGGCTACATCTGCTCCCAGTGCGGGAAGGCCTTCGGCCGCCTGCACCAGTTCAAGCTGCACCAGCAGAGTCACAAGAGGAAGCGGGCGTTCTGGTGCACGGTGTGCGGGAAGAGCTTCCAGTGCTCGTCCCACCTCAGCATACACCACCGGACGCACACAGGCGAGAAGCCGTACGGCTGCGGGCAGTGCGGAAAGAGGTTCACGCAGCAGAGCAGCCTCAGGGTGCACCAGCGGACTCACAGCGGCGAGCGGCCCTACAGCTGCTCGCAGTGCGGGAAGACCTTCATCCTCATGCACCATCTGAAACGGCACAGGATCATTCACACCTACAGCTGA
- the LOC115057240 gene encoding purine nucleoside phosphorylase-like, with the protein MLSTTDTDSGDTYEACVATANWLLSNTQLRPTVGIVCGSGLGGLAEMLKDPQIFKYSDIPNFPQSTVHGHAGQLVFGTLKGKPCVCMQGRFHLYEGYPIQKITLPIRVFKLMGVETIFMTNAAGGLNQDYKVGDIMIIKDHINFPGFAGINPLKGPNDDRFGVRFPCMSDAYDRDLRQLAHKVAAELGYDFLQEGVYSVLGGPSFETIAECRMLHRLGADAVGMSTAHEVIVARHSGMRCFALSLISNRAVMDYDSQERANHEEVLETGRLRSQQLEKLVSIMVTRLDHNNNNNNSSS; encoded by the exons ATGCTGTCCACGACTGACACCGACTCTGG AGACACCTACGAAGCGTGCGTCGCCACAGCCAATTGGCTGCTGTCCAACACACAGCTGCGGCCGACGGTGGGGATTGTGTGCGGCTCCGGCCTTGGCGGTCTGGCCGAGATGCTCAAAGACCCGCAGATCTTCAAGTACAGCGACATTCCAAACTTCCCACAGAGCACAG tgcATGGTCATGCTGGTCAGCTGGTGTTTGGAACGCTAAAGGGGAAGCcgtgtgtttgcatgcaggGCAGGTTCCACCTGTACGAGGGCTACCCCATCCAGAAG ATCACTCTGCCCATTCGCGTCTTCAAGCTGATGGGAGTGGAGACAATATTCATGACCAACGCAGCCGGAGGCCTCAACCAGGACTACAAAGTGGGAGACATCATGATCATCAAGGACCACATCAACTTCCCGGGCTTCGCTGGAATCAACCCTCTGAAAGGACCCAACGATGACAG GTTTGGCGTCCGCTTCCCCTGCATGTCTGACGCCTACGATCGTGACCTGCGGCAGCTGGCACACAAAGTGGCAGCAGAGCTCGGCTACGACTTCCTGCAAGAGGGAGTGTACAGCGTCCTGGGAGGTCCCTCCTTCGAAACCATCGCCGAGTGTCGCATGCTGCACCGGCTGGGCGCTGATGCTGTTG GGATGAGCACCGCCCATGAGGTCATCGTCGCCCGCCACTCCGGTATGCGTTGCTTCGCCCTCTCACTGATCAGCAACCGGGCGGTGATGGACTACGACAGCCAGGAGAGGGCCAACCACGAGGAGGTGCTGGAGACGGGCAGGCTGAGGTCCCAGCAGCTGGAGAAGCTGGTGTCCATCATGGTGACTCGGCTggaccacaacaacaacaacaacaactcctCCTCTTGA
- the LOC115057979 gene encoding ATP-sensitive inward rectifier potassium channel 10-like produces MTSATPPSSRSSSPQKVCHSQTQTDVLKPLLGGISGGGGTLRKRRRVLSKDGRSNVRIEHISGRSALYMRDLWTTFLDMQWRYKFFLFTATFAGTWFLFGVLWYLVALVHGDLLEFDPPSNHTPCVMQMQTLTGAFLFSLESQTTIGYGFRCITEECPAAIILLIVQLVITMLMEIFITGTFLAKVARPKRRGETVKFSQHAVVSTHEGRPCLMIRVANMRKSLLLGCQVTGKLLQTSLTKEGETVRLDQRNVPFQVDTSSDSPFLILPLTFYHVIDDSSPLRAWAAKGGGWTDPELADFELLVIMSATVEPTSATCQVRTSYLPDEILWGYEFPPVVSLSQSGKYVADFAFFDKVAKTRTTPIFKSSSPQQGYQGNGGGTVPEVSDPEKIRLEQSYRERGEDRGRVRETPLSVRISNV; encoded by the exons ATGACCTCTGCTACACCTCCTTCCTCTCGTAGCTCCTCCCCCCAGAAGGTCTGCCACTCGCAGACGCAGACGGACGTTTTAAAGCCCTTGTTGGGGGGTATATCCGGTGGGGGCGGCactctgaggaagaggaggcgtGTCCTGTCCAAGGATGGGCGGAGCAACGTGCGGATTGAGCACATCAGTGGGCGGAGTGCGCTGTACATGCGTGACCTCTGGACAACTTTTCTGGACATGCAGTGGCGCTATAAGTTCTTTCTGTTCACGGCCACGTTTGCAGGGACCTGGTTCCTGTTCGGTGTGCTGTGGTACCTGGTGGCGCTGGTCCACGGAGACCTGCTGG AGTTCGATCCTCCCTCCAACCACACGCCCTGTGTGATGCAGATGCAGACCCTGACGGGagcttttctcttctccctgGAGTCCCAGACTACTATTGGCTACGGCTTTCGTTGTATAACTGAAGAATGTCCGGCtgccatcatcctcctcatcgTCCAGCTGGTCATCACCATGCTGATGGAGATCTTCATCACCGGTACCTTCCTGGCCAAG GTTGCTCGGCCAAAAAGACGAGGAGAGACAGTAAAGTTTAGTCAACATGCTGTGGTGTCAACCCACGAAGGTCGACCTTGCCTGATGATCCGGGTGGCCAACATGCGCAAGAGTCTCCTGCTTGGGTGTCAG GTGACTGGAAAACTGCTGCAGACGTCTCTGACTAAAGAAGGCGAGACGGTCCGCCTGGATCAGAGGAACGTGCCCTTCCAAGTGGACACTTCCAGCGACAGCCCCTTCCTCATACTGCCCCTCACCTTCTACCACGTTATCGATGACAGCAGTCCTCTGCGAGCCTGGGCAGCCAAGG GTGGAGGTTGGACGGATCCAGAATTAGCAGACTTTGAGCTGCTGGTGATCATGAGCGCCACAGTGGAGCCGACTTCTGCCACCTGCCAAGTCCGAACCTCCTACCTGCCCGACGAGATCCTCTGGGGCTACGAGTTTCCCCCCGTGGTCTCCCTTTCCCAATCAGGCAAATACGTGGCGGACTTTGCCTTCTTCGACAAAGTGGCCAAGACCAGGACCACGCCCATCTTTAAATCATCCAGCCCTCAGCAAGGATACCAGGGCAACGGGGGAGGGACTGTGCCGGAAGTGTCCGATCCGGAGAAGATTCGTCTGGAGCAGAGCTACAGAGAGCGAGGGGAGGACCGCGGCCGGGTCAGAGAAACTCCCCTCAGTGTTCGCATCAGCAACGTTTGA
- the LOC115058075 gene encoding uncharacterized protein LOC115058075 has protein sequence MNARETILLAAFLLLSQATNESRAVTPLFVQTGKDVLLELQADVPKKFIALQWSFNGSANLVSFSSGGVEISDSFTGRVEVCNQSYSVKLKNLQKSDSGVYSAVLIKADARPVITEHHVRVQDPVSPVTLTVHLLSSSSDSCNLTVSCGTQELHHINSTLTCDNKTCRQEGGERSKVTTSGSTLSIYLVKDTIICNHSNQVSWRKDNEPFDLSRCSVTPSVSNGAPVVLWSLLGLLPVIIACILLYIKCRRRELPKTLYEVPQNPREDTSVNSPNSTYAMVSFHTGPDRPTGTNDHPTTVYAEVNKGAKSKPRQNPPEQKTDLKDC, from the exons ATGAATGCGCGTGAGACGATACTACTTGCCGCCTTTCTGCTATTATCACAGGCAACAAACG agtcCAGAGCTGTGACTCCTCTGTTTGTGCAGACAGGGAAGGATGTTCTTCTGGAGCTCCAGGCTGACGTACCAAAGAAGTTTATTGCTCTTCAATGGAGTTTCAATGGAAGTGCCAATTTAGTATCATTTTCCTCTGGAGGTGTAGAAATCTCAGACAGTTTCACTGGAAGGGTTGAAGTGTGTAATCAAAGTTACTCCGTTAAACTGAAGAACCTCCAGAAGTCAGACAGTGGAGTTTATAGTGCTGTACTGATAAAAGCTGATGCAAGACCAGTTATAACTGAACACCACGTTAGAGTTCAAG ATCCAGTGTCTCCAGTTACACTGACAGTCCACTTGCTGTCCAGCAGCTCAGACTCCTGTAATCTGACTGTGAGCTGCGGCACTCAGGAGTTACATCACATAAACAGCACTTTGACATGTGACAACAAAACCTGCCgtcaggagggaggagagaggtcaaaggtcacaaccTCTGGATCTACTCTCAGCATCTACCTGGTCAAAGACACGATCATCTGTAACCATAGCAACCAGGTCAGCTGGAGAAAGGACAATGAACCATTTGATCTCTCCCGCTGTTCTGTCACACCTTCAG TTTCTAATGGAGCCCCCGTTGTACTTTGGAGTCTCCTCGGACTTCTTCCTGTGATCATCGCTTGCATTTTGCTTTACATCAAAT GTAGAAGGAGGGAACTTCCCAAAACACTATATGAAGTTCCTCAG AATCCAAGAGAAGACACTTCAGTGAACTCTCCGAACTCCACCTACGCCATGGTGAGCTTTCATACTGGGCCAGACCGACCCACGGGGACCAACGACCACCCAACCACTGTGTATGCTGAGGTTAACAAAGGTGCCAAGTCCAAACCCAGACAGAACCCCCCCGAACAAAAAACAGATCTGAAAGACTGTTGA
- the LOC115057988 gene encoding uncharacterized protein LOC115057988 isoform X2 — translation MGPVSLIFTVFLLDLCQIEESRAVTPLFVQTGKDVLLELQTDVPKKFIALQWSFNGSANLVSFSSEGVEISDSFTGRVEVFDQSYSIKLKNLQKSDSAVYKALLITAEETSFITEHHVRVQDPVSPVTLTVNLLSNSSDSCNLTVSCSTQELHHINSTLTCDNKTCSQEGGERSKVTTSGSTLSIYLVNDTIICNHSNQVSWRKDNKTFENVCLQLSGHTSPPNSLVIVIVIILILSLIILGAVFAQRRKKTNERQIEENTVYAIPEMLASWSCLLHVLPASSMIQLIF, via the exons ATGGGACCTGTTTCActaatatttacagtttttctgttgGATTTATGTCAAATTGAAg agtcCAGAGCTGTGACTCCTCTGTTTGTGCAGACAGGGAAGGATGTTCTTCTGGAGCTCCAGACTGACGTACCAAAGAAGTTTATTGCTCTTCAATGGAGTTTCAATGGAAGTGCCAATTTAGTATCATTTTCCTCTGAAGGTGTAGAAATCTCAGACAGTTTCACTGGAAGGGTTGAAGTGTTTGATCAAAGTTACTCCATTAAACTGAAGAATCTCCAGAAGTCAGACAGTGCAGTTTATAAAGCATTACTGATAACAGCTGAGGAAACATCATTTATAACTGAACACCACGTTAGAGTTCAAG ATCCAGTGTCTCCAGTTACACTGACAGTCAACTTGCTGTCCAACAGCTCAGACTCCTGTAATCTGACTGTGAGCTGCAGCACTCAGGAGTTACATCACATAAACAGCACTTTGACATGTGACAACAAAACCTGCAgtcaggagggaggagagaggtcaaaggtcacaaccTCTGGATCTACTCTCAGCATCTACCTGGTGAATGACACGATCATCTGTAACCACAGCAACCAGGTCAGCTGGAGAAAggacaataaaacatttgaaaatgtttgtctcCAACTTTCAG gtcACACTTCCCCTCCCAATTCCCTAGTTATTGTTATCgttattattttgattttaagtCTGATAATTTTAGGTGCCGTGTTtgcacagagaagaaaaaaaa CAAATGAAAGACAGATTGAGGAAAATACAGTATACGCAATTCCTGAG atGCTTGCTTCCTGGTCCTGTCTGCTACACGTGCTGCCTGCCAGCTCCATGATCCAGTTAATTTTTTAG